A segment of the Capra hircus breed San Clemente chromosome 19, ASM170441v1, whole genome shotgun sequence genome:
TCCAACCATGCCCCTGCTGGCCATGCTGCTCACGGGGCTGAAACAAATCCAGGACAGGATCCTATGTCCTGGGATGAAGTGCTGCGCCTTAGCCAACTTGGCTGACATGCTGACCGTGTTTGCTCTGATGGAGGAAGACCCCCAGGAAGTGTCCGCGACCGTGTACCTGGACAAGCTGGCCACGGTGATCTCTGTGTGGAACTCAGACACCCAGAACCCGTATCACCAGCAGGCACTGGCAGAGAAGGTGAAGGAGGCGGAGCGGGACATCAGCCTGACCTCCCTGGCCAGGCTGCCGAGTGAGACCATCTTCGTGGGCTTTGAGTTCCTGCGCAGCCTGCTGCAAGAGTGGGGGGAGGAGCTGCAGGCCTTGCTCAACAGCAGCCAGGGGACCAGCTACGACAGCTTCCGGCTCTGCGACAGCCTGACCTCCTTCAGCCAGAACCTGAAGCTCTACCTGGATACCACCAGCCTGGCCAAGGAGGAGAGGCAGGTGGTCTCCGAGCTGGCAGAGTGCGTGGGGGACTTCCTGAGGAAGACGAACAGGGCGGTGAGGAGCACGGGCGGTGGGCAGGACATCGCCGCCTCCATCGCCATGGCCATCATCGAGCAGAAGATGGACCGCCACGTGGAGATGTGCTACATCTTCGCCTCCGAGAGGAGGTGGGCCTTCTCAGACGAGTGGCTGTCCTGCCTGCTCGACAACCGGGCTCTCTTCCGAGAGCCGGGCCTGGTGTTAAAGCTACTGGAGACGGTGATGGAAGTCGGCACGATAGATAGGGCCGTCTCCAAACCTCAGATCAAACAGGTGGTCGACTTGATCCTGGAGTGTTACACACACCTCTCGCTGCCAGATAAAAATAAAGTCCTCTCGGGGGTCCTGCGCTCTTGGGGGCGCAAGGGCCTCTCTGAGAAATTGTTAGCTCACTTGGAGGGCTTTCAGGAGGACCTCAACACGACTTTCAACCAGCTCACACAGAGCACCTCTGAACAGGGCTTGGCTAAGGCTGTTGCTTCCGTGGCCCGCCTGGTCATCCTGCACCCGGAGATCACGGTGAAGAAGGTGTGCAGCATGGCTGTGGTCAACCTCGGCACCCACAAGTTCCTGGCTCAGATTCTCACTGCCTTCCCCGCCCTCCGGTTCACGGAAGAGCAGGGGCCAGACCACTCCACCACATTCGTGGTGTCCTGCCTCAAAGAAACGGTCTGGACCAAACTCTCGACACCCCGGGAGGAGAAGCAGTTTCTGGAGCTCCTGAGCTGCCTGGTGAGTCCTATAAAACCCCAAGGGATTCCAGTCGCTGCTCTGCTCGAGCCGGATGAGGTACTAAAGGAGTTTGTCCTGCCTTTCTTGATGCTGGAGGTCAAAGAGGTGGACCTCAGTCTGAGAATCTTCGTCCAGACTCTGGAAGGGAGCACAAACCTGGAGGAATACTGGCTGCAGTCCTGCTCTCCGTTCCCGCTCATCTTCAGCCTGTGCCAGCTCCTTGATGGCTTCAGCAAATACTGGCAGCTCCCCAAGGAGAAGCGCTGTCTCCCCCTGGACGGAAAGGACCTGGCCATCCACATCCTGGAGCTCCTCTGTGAGGTGGTCTCAGCTAATGCCGACACCTTCTCCCCGGACACCTGGGTCAAGTCCCTGTCCTGGCTCCACCGGAAGCTGGAGCAACTAGATTGGACTGTGGGCCTGAGACTGAAGAGCTTCTTTGAGGGCCACTTCAAGTGCGAGGTGCCAGCCACGCTCTTTGAGATCTGTAAGCTTTCTGAGGATGAGTGGACCTCCCAGGCCCACCCCGGGTATGGGCCCGGCACAGGCCTCCTGGCCTGGATGGAGTGCTCCTCCATCTCCAGCAGCATCTCCGAGCAGATGCTCGCCCTCCTGGTGGTGGATGTGGGCAACCCTGAGGAGGTCAGGTTGTTCAgcaagggcttcctggtggccctGGTGCAGGTCATGCCATGGTGCAGCCCCCAGGAATGGCAGTGCCTTCACCAGCTGACCCGGAGACTGTTGGAGAAGCAACTCCTGCACGTCCCTTACAGCCTGGAGTATATACAGTTCGTTCCTCTGCTCAACCTGAAGCCCTTTGCCCAGGAGCTCCAGCTCTCTGTACTCTTGCTTAGAGCTTTTCAGTTTCTCTGCAGCCAGAGCTGCCGTAACTGGCTCCCCGTGGAGGGCTGGAGCCATGTGGTCAAGCTCCTCTGCAACAGTCTGACCAATCTCCTGGATTCCGTTCGGTTGATACAGTCGGTTGGCCCTTGGGCTCAAGGACAAGAGCAGGAC
Coding sequences within it:
- the GEMIN4 gene encoding gem-associated protein 4 isoform X1 → MDLGPLNICEEMTILHGGFLLAEQLFRPKALAEMTKSDWEHVGRPIVEALREISSAAACSQPFAWKKKALIIIWAKVLQPCPVTPSDMENRWQEDVFFSVGNMIPTINHTVLFELLKSLEASGLFIQLLMALPTTICRAELERFLEHMTVDTSSKDVAFFLDVWWEMMKHKGNQQDPLLSQFRTMAHKYLSSSDDFSHPPKRFKSDPDVCPTMPLLAMLLTGLKQIQDRILCPGMKCCALANLADMLTVFALMEEDPQEVSATVYLDKLATVISVWNSDTQNPYHQQALAEKVKEAERDISLTSLARLPSETIFVGFEFLRSLLQEWGEELQALLNSSQGTSYDSFRLCDSLTSFSQNLKLYLDTTSLAKEERQVVSELAECVGDFLRKTNRAVRSTGGGQDIAASIAMAIIEQKMDRHVEMCYIFASERRWAFSDEWLSCLLDNRALFREPGLVLKLLETVMEVGTIDRAVSKPQIKQVVDLILECYTHLSLPDKNKVLSGVLRSWGRKGLSEKLLAHLEGFQEDLNTTFNQLTQSTSEQGLAKAVASVARLVILHPEITVKKVCSMAVVNLGTHKFLAQILTAFPALRFTEEQGPDHSTTFVVSCLKETVWTKLSTPREEKQFLELLSCLVSPIKPQGIPVAALLEPDEVLKEFVLPFLMLEVKEVDLSLRIFVQTLEGSTNLEEYWLQSCSPFPLIFSLCQLLDGFSKYWQLPKEKRCLPLDGKDLAIHILELLCEVVSANADTFSPDTWVKSLSWLHRKLEQLDWTVGLRLKSFFEGHFKCEVPATLFEICKLSEDEWTSQAHPGYGPGTGLLAWMECSSISSSISEQMLALLVVDVGNPEEVRLFSKGFLVALVQVMPWCSPQEWQCLHQLTRRLLEKQLLHVPYSLEYIQFVPLLNLKPFAQELQLSVLLLRAFQFLCSQSCRNWLPVEGWSHVVKLLCNSLTNLLDSVRLIQSVGPWAQGQEQDLTQETLFFYTQVFCHVLHIMAMVHQEVCEPLYVLALEILTCYETLSKTNPSVSSLLQKANEQRFLKSIAENISPEERRQTLLQKISNF
- the GEMIN4 gene encoding gem-associated protein 4 isoform X2 is translated as MTILHGGFLLAEQLFRPKALAEMTKSDWEHVGRPIVEALREISSAAACSQPFAWKKKALIIIWAKVLQPCPVTPSDMENRWQEDVFFSVGNMIPTINHTVLFELLKSLEASGLFIQLLMALPTTICRAELERFLEHMTVDTSSKDVAFFLDVWWEMMKHKGNQQDPLLSQFRTMAHKYLSSSDDFSHPPKRFKSDPDVCPTMPLLAMLLTGLKQIQDRILCPGMKCCALANLADMLTVFALMEEDPQEVSATVYLDKLATVISVWNSDTQNPYHQQALAEKVKEAERDISLTSLARLPSETIFVGFEFLRSLLQEWGEELQALLNSSQGTSYDSFRLCDSLTSFSQNLKLYLDTTSLAKEERQVVSELAECVGDFLRKTNRAVRSTGGGQDIAASIAMAIIEQKMDRHVEMCYIFASERRWAFSDEWLSCLLDNRALFREPGLVLKLLETVMEVGTIDRAVSKPQIKQVVDLILECYTHLSLPDKNKVLSGVLRSWGRKGLSEKLLAHLEGFQEDLNTTFNQLTQSTSEQGLAKAVASVARLVILHPEITVKKVCSMAVVNLGTHKFLAQILTAFPALRFTEEQGPDHSTTFVVSCLKETVWTKLSTPREEKQFLELLSCLVSPIKPQGIPVAALLEPDEVLKEFVLPFLMLEVKEVDLSLRIFVQTLEGSTNLEEYWLQSCSPFPLIFSLCQLLDGFSKYWQLPKEKRCLPLDGKDLAIHILELLCEVVSANADTFSPDTWVKSLSWLHRKLEQLDWTVGLRLKSFFEGHFKCEVPATLFEICKLSEDEWTSQAHPGYGPGTGLLAWMECSSISSSISEQMLALLVVDVGNPEEVRLFSKGFLVALVQVMPWCSPQEWQCLHQLTRRLLEKQLLHVPYSLEYIQFVPLLNLKPFAQELQLSVLLLRAFQFLCSQSCRNWLPVEGWSHVVKLLCNSLTNLLDSVRLIQSVGPWAQGQEQDLTQETLFFYTQVFCHVLHIMAMVHQEVCEPLYVLALEILTCYETLSKTNPSVSSLLQKANEQRFLKSIAENISPEERRQTLLQKISNF